A genomic region of Oryza glaberrima chromosome 1, OglaRS2, whole genome shotgun sequence contains the following coding sequences:
- the LOC127755433 gene encoding RING-H2 finger protein ATL39-like translates to MNTPNSWLFADNSKYSTRARLLFMGLSFSIGILSFLVYLAIWYTCTRRRRSRQLRGGGSASADQEAPEANSHGMSAAAIAALPTFGYEASAAAAALDCAVCLGQVDAGEKVRQLPKCGHLFHAECVDAWLRAHSTCPMCRAAVEGPATAAIAKKASSGGGATDTPPVVAPAPPAAAEALPLPPV, encoded by the coding sequence ATGAACACGCCCAACTCGTGGCTGTTCGCAGACAACTCCAAGTACAGCACGCGGGCGCGGCTGCTGTTCATGGGGCTCTCCTTCTCCATCGGCATCCTCTCCTTCCTCGTCTACCTCGCCATCTGGTACAcctgcacccgccgccgccggagccgtcagctccgcggcggcggctcggcgtcCGCGGATCAGGAGGCGCCCGAGGCGAACAGCCACGGCATGAGCGCCGCCGCGATCGCCGCGCTCCCGACGTTCGGGTACgaggcctcggcggcggcggcggcgctggattGCGCCGTGTGCCTCGGGCAGGTGGACGCCGGCGAGAAGGTGCGGCAGCTGCCCAAGTGCGGGCACCTGTTCCACGCCGAGTGCGTCGACGCCTGGCTGCGCGCGCACTCCACGTGCCCCAtgtgccgcgccgccgtcgaaggCCCCGCCACGGCCGCCATCGCCAAGAAGgccagctccggcggcggcgccaccgacaCGCCCCCCGTCGTGGCACCAGCACCACCTGCGGCGGCAGAGgcactgccactgccacctGTCTAG
- the LOC127760182 gene encoding RING-H2 finger protein ATL39-like → MATVGAVDGVEVVSALIGQCYDGLALELVVFSLAVVVLRYAAVLYANHLVDSLSDLQAAVGAGIGGSSSGGGLDSAAIARLPCFVLPPRRGGSAAAAAAECAVCLGAVEEGETVRALPCCPHAFHARCVDAWLRLRPTCPLCRADVPVPARPTAARRRHVPRGTVE, encoded by the coding sequence ATGGCGACGGTGGGCGCCGTGGACGGCGTTGAAGTTGTGAGCGCACTGATCGGCCAGTGCTACGACGGGCTGGCGCTGGAGCTCGTGGTGttctccctcgccgtcgtcgtcctgcgGTACGCCGCGGTGCTCTACGCAAACCACCTGGTCGACAGCCTGAGCGATCTCCAGGCGGCGGTCGGCGCCGGGATCGGCGGCTCGTCGTCGGGAGGCGGCCTCGACTCCGCCGCCATTGCGCGGCTGCCCTGCTTCGTGCTCCCTCCCCGCCGCGGAGgtagtgcggcggcggcggcggcggagtgcgcGGTGTGCCTGGGCGCCGTGGAGGAAGGGGAGACGGTGCGCGCGCTCCCCTGCTGCCCGCACGCCTTCCACGCCCGCTGCGTCGACGCCTGGCTGCGCCTGCGGCCGACGTGCCCCCTGTGCCGCGCCGACGTGCCGGTGCCGGCGAGGCCGACAGCTGCACGACGCAGGCACGTGCCTCGTGGCACAGTGGAGTGA
- the LOC127760470 gene encoding RING-H2 finger protein ATL72-like has product MRAMGANDGHLDATSNNRGGLHEQTTTGCLPVDQSCFALSRLSYRRRSSSNPRACCSTTSYLEVLAISLASLLVIVLVLCAIRCYRMRRAVNRVTVAAASAAAAAAAGNVTNKKRPAPGLGEDAIAALPKFEYRGTGDECDRWECSICLCAVADGEVARQLPRCMHLFHRGCVDMWLVAHTTCPVCRAEVVVNKPPDEDDGRCAETPEDEDAPPASALEPARLENGERDLEAQ; this is encoded by the coding sequence ATGCGCGCCATGGGCGCCAACGACGGCCACCTCGACGCCACCAGCAACAACAGGGGCGGCCTGCACGAGCAGACCACCACCGGCTGCCTCCCCGTCGACCAGTCCTGCTTCGCGCTCTCCCGGCTGTCgtaccgccgccgcagcagcagcaacccgCGCGCGTGCTGCTCCACCACCTCCTACCTCGAGGTCCTCGCCATCTCCTTGGCCTCGCTGCTCGTCATCGTGCTCGTGCTCTGCGCCATACGGTGCTACCGCATGCGGCGCGCGGTGAACCGGGTCACGGTGGcagccgcgtcggcggcggcggcggcggcggccgggaacgTCACCAACAAGAAGCGGCCGGCGCCGGGCCTCGGCGAGGACGCCATCGCCGCGCTGCCCAAGTTCGAGTACCGCGGCACGGGCGACGAGTGCGACCGGTGGGAGTGCTCGATATGCCTCTGCGcggtggccgacggcgaggtggccaGGCAGCTGCCCAGGTGCATGCACCTCTTCCACCGGGGCTGCGTCGACATGTGGCTCGTCGCGCACACCACCTGCCCCGTGTGCCGGGCGGAGGTGGTGGTCAACAAACCGccggacgaggacgacggcagGTGCGCGGAGACGCCGGAGGATGAggacgcgccgccggcgtcggcgctggAGCCGGCGAGATTGGAGAATGGCGAGAGGGACTTGGAGGCGCAATAG